From the Marinomonas sp. THO17 genome, one window contains:
- a CDS encoding N-acetyltransferase family protein: protein MALNCKVRRAEFEDAAAMLDVFQACDLHAASHPHTHIALLDVMDWLESMTDTHPILIAEQDQQILAWCSIEPFYGLPAFDQAAEISLYVLPDWQGIGVGKALLESLLDARAQIGFVHLVAYIYASNHNSLRFFAANGFEQWGKLPNIARSPHGIEDVYLLGREFAPLSNNGLR, encoded by the coding sequence GTGGCTTTAAACTGTAAAGTACGACGTGCTGAGTTTGAAGACGCTGCTGCCATGCTCGACGTATTCCAAGCTTGCGACCTTCATGCTGCGTCTCACCCGCATACCCATATTGCACTGCTGGACGTGATGGATTGGCTGGAGAGCATGACAGACACTCACCCTATACTCATCGCCGAACAAGACCAACAAATTCTTGCTTGGTGTTCAATAGAACCTTTCTATGGTTTACCGGCTTTTGATCAAGCAGCGGAAATCAGCCTATACGTACTGCCAGATTGGCAAGGTATTGGCGTGGGCAAAGCCTTGCTGGAATCCCTACTAGACGCAAGAGCGCAAATTGGCTTTGTGCATTTAGTGGCCTACATTTACGCCTCCAATCACAATAGCCTTCGCTTCTTCGCTGCCAACGGCTTTGAACAATGGGGCAAACTGCCCAACATCGCCCGCAGCCCTCACGGTATAGAAGACGTTTACCTGTTAGGCCGCGAGTTTGCGCCTTTGTCGAATAATGGCCTGAGGTAA
- a CDS encoding DUF2333 family protein, with translation MSWLKAKWQALQARLNFAAIGSGIGKVVAIVLLVLAILLSFLGMYWSNEPEQFDVVASAKDMAAERGYLNNSKKLVVGYTTGSTLHTLVDTLLEKPGGFISNDLMPPGVFMDNMPAWEFGVLVQARDLARAFRKEFSRSQSQSTEDVNLKIAEPQFNFDTRSWALPSSESEYRRGNQELQEYLDRLAGQGNNKANFYARADNLSDWLSDVSTRLGSLSQRLSASVANVRENTDLAGDTSARQSNDSGAYQYVKTPWSKVDDVFYEARGASWALIHILRAIEVDFVFTLQDKNALVSLRQIIRELEATQTSIWSPFILNGSGFGVLANHSLVMASYISRANTAIIDLRRLLEQG, from the coding sequence ATGTCTTGGTTAAAAGCGAAATGGCAGGCTTTGCAAGCGCGCTTGAACTTCGCCGCTATCGGTTCTGGTATCGGTAAAGTGGTTGCTATCGTCCTATTGGTATTGGCAATTTTACTGAGTTTTCTGGGCATGTACTGGAGCAATGAGCCGGAACAATTTGACGTAGTGGCCAGTGCCAAAGACATGGCCGCAGAACGTGGATACCTAAATAACAGCAAAAAACTGGTGGTGGGTTACACCACGGGTAGCACCTTGCACACCTTAGTCGACACCTTATTGGAAAAACCGGGCGGTTTTATTAGTAACGATCTAATGCCACCGGGTGTCTTCATGGACAACATGCCAGCGTGGGAATTTGGTGTCTTGGTGCAAGCAAGGGATTTAGCCCGTGCTTTTCGAAAAGAATTTAGCCGTTCGCAATCGCAATCCACCGAAGACGTGAACCTAAAAATCGCCGAACCGCAATTCAACTTTGATACGCGTAGCTGGGCCTTGCCTTCCAGTGAAAGCGAATACCGTCGTGGTAATCAAGAACTGCAAGAATACCTTGATCGCTTAGCCGGGCAGGGCAACAACAAAGCCAACTTCTATGCTCGTGCGGACAATTTATCCGATTGGCTATCCGATGTGAGCACCCGTTTAGGCAGCTTGTCACAACGCTTGTCTGCCAGTGTGGCCAATGTGAGAGAAAATACCGACCTCGCGGGCGACACCAGTGCGCGTCAAAGTAACGACTCAGGCGCTTACCAATACGTCAAAACCCCTTGGTCAAAAGTGGATGATGTATTCTACGAAGCACGCGGTGCGAGCTGGGCCTTGATTCACATCTTACGCGCCATCGAAGTGGACTTTGTGTTTACCCTACAAGACAAAAATGCCTTGGTGAGCTTGCGTCAGATCATTCGCGAACTGGAAGCCACGCAAACCAGCATTTGGTCGCCATTCATCCTTAATGGCAGCGGCTTTGGTGTGTTGGCAAACCACTCTTTGGTCATGGCGTCATACATTTCTCGCGCCAATACCGCCATCATCGACCTGCGCCGTTTGCTTGAACAAGGCTAA